A region of Ammoniphilus sp. CFH 90114 DNA encodes the following proteins:
- a CDS encoding NAD(P)/FAD-dependent oxidoreductase, with product MNTKIVILGAGYGGLMTAVKLQKLLNYNEAQVTLVNKHNYHYLTTWLHEPAAGTLHHDNCRIEIDTVIDKNKVNFVQGTVESIQSEERKVTLQDGTTLDYDYLVIGLGSEPETFGIQGLKEHAFSIRSINSVRMIKEHIEYMFSKYRNEPSRKDYLNFIVGGAGFTGIEFVGELADRIPELCKEFDVDPSFVKIYNIEAAPTALPGFDPELVEYAMNILRDKGVTFKINTPIKECNPDGVILADGEEIKAGTIVWTGGVRGNSIIEKSGFEVMRGRVKVDEYLRAPGHDNVFIVGDGALIFNEENGRPYPPTAQIAIQQGETLAANLVVTVRGAGEMKKFVPELKGTVASLGKGEAIGIVGNKKIYGNTAALMKKVIDHRYLYMLGGVGLVLKKSKF from the coding sequence ATGAATACGAAGATCGTTATTCTAGGTGCAGGGTACGGCGGACTCATGACTGCGGTTAAACTGCAAAAGCTGTTAAACTACAATGAAGCTCAAGTTACATTAGTGAACAAGCACAACTATCATTACCTTACAACCTGGCTGCATGAGCCGGCAGCTGGAACCCTACATCATGATAATTGCCGCATTGAAATTGACACGGTTATTGATAAAAACAAGGTCAATTTTGTTCAAGGAACAGTTGAGAGTATTCAGTCTGAGGAAAGAAAAGTTACGCTTCAAGATGGCACTACTTTAGATTACGACTATTTGGTGATCGGACTTGGAAGTGAGCCAGAGACATTCGGTATACAAGGCTTGAAGGAACATGCATTCAGCATCCGAAGCATTAACAGTGTTCGTATGATTAAAGAGCATATTGAGTATATGTTCTCTAAGTACCGTAATGAACCATCTCGCAAAGATTACTTAAACTTTATTGTCGGTGGTGCTGGTTTCACAGGAATCGAGTTTGTTGGAGAGTTAGCGGACCGTATTCCAGAATTGTGCAAGGAGTTTGATGTAGACCCTTCGTTCGTAAAGATCTACAATATCGAAGCTGCTCCAACGGCTCTGCCTGGATTTGATCCGGAATTAGTAGAATATGCTATGAACATTCTGCGCGATAAAGGGGTAACCTTTAAGATCAATACCCCAATCAAGGAATGTAACCCAGATGGCGTTATCTTAGCAGATGGCGAAGAGATTAAAGCGGGTACCATCGTGTGGACAGGTGGAGTTCGCGGTAATTCCATTATCGAGAAGTCTGGCTTTGAAGTGATGCGCGGTCGTGTGAAGGTAGACGAATATCTGCGTGCACCTGGTCATGACAATGTGTTTATCGTAGGTGACGGAGCTCTTATCTTTAATGAAGAGAACGGACGTCCGTACCCTCCAACAGCTCAGATCGCGATCCAACAAGGGGAAACCTTGGCTGCTAACTTGGTAGTAACAGTTCGCGGTGCAGGGGAAATGAAGAAGTTCGTACCAGAACTAAAAGGTACAGTAGCTTCACTTGGTAAAGGAGAAGCGATTGGAATCGTAGGAAACAAGAAGATCTACGGAAATACTGCAGCATTAATGAAGAAAGTAATTGACCATCGCTACCTCTACATGCTCGGTGGTGTAGGGCTTGTACTAAAGAAATCTAAGTTCTAG
- a CDS encoding YuiA family protein, translated as MTNHCPYCVGVGYFQLVLGGSETCPSCLGTGNEKRQEEDREEVRS; from the coding sequence ATGACTAACCATTGTCCGTATTGTGTGGGTGTTGGATATTTTCAACTTGTACTTGGAGGGTCCGAGACCTGCCCATCTTGTCTAGGTACTGGTAATGAGAAAAGGCAAGAAGAGGATCGCGAAGAAGTACGAAGCTAA
- a CDS encoding YuiB family protein — MNLLQLIISVPLFLVLAFGIGFILNMLIKTTWLPLVMYSLLIVYLLISMGRLLPVDYIILTSGLAGAILSGVTIRFLRAKGYRMF; from the coding sequence GTGAATCTTTTGCAATTGATTATTTCAGTCCCGCTTTTTCTTGTTCTGGCCTTTGGGATTGGTTTTATACTCAACATGTTGATTAAGACCACATGGCTTCCATTAGTTATGTATTCCTTATTGATCGTTTACTTGTTAATAAGCATGGGGAGATTGCTTCCTGTTGACTATATTATCCTTACATCCGGATTGGCTGGTGCCATCCTAAGTGGTGTAACTATACGATTTCTTAGAGCGAAGGGTTACCGAATGTTCTAA
- a CDS encoding 3D domain-containing protein, with translation MKLVHTTYIVTTVLFLVTATFLLNEPQPMPQQQESKQSLSLAEQPAQLEETPPQEEKLETSPHDLLGHFKKMNVVATGYTAGIESTGKDVGHPQYGITYSGAKVVRDEYSTIAADLDVFPLGTILYIPGYGYGVVADIGSAIKGNKIDLYFDTTEEVYSQWGKKSIDVYVVKQGEGFVNDAIIQDLNTKSIVQAMSR, from the coding sequence GTGAAACTTGTCCATACCACTTACATCGTAACTACGGTTTTATTTTTGGTTACTGCAACGTTTCTGTTAAATGAACCACAGCCTATGCCACAGCAGCAGGAGTCGAAGCAATCCTTGTCCTTGGCTGAGCAGCCGGCTCAGCTGGAAGAGACTCCTCCTCAAGAGGAAAAATTAGAGACAAGTCCCCATGATTTGCTCGGTCATTTTAAAAAAATGAATGTAGTTGCCACAGGTTATACAGCAGGGATTGAATCGACAGGAAAAGACGTAGGGCACCCCCAATATGGTATTACATATTCCGGAGCCAAAGTGGTTCGAGATGAATATTCTACGATTGCTGCAGACCTAGATGTGTTTCCTCTAGGAACTATTCTATACATTCCAGGTTATGGATATGGAGTAGTTGCAGATATTGGTTCTGCCATTAAGGGGAATAAGATTGATTTGTACTTTGATACCACAGAGGAAGTCTATAGTCAATGGGGGAAAAAGTCCATTGATGTATACGTAGTGAAGCAAGGCGAAGGATTTGTTAATGATGCGATCATCCAGGATTTAAATACCAAGAGTATTGTACAAGCGATGTCGAGATAA
- a CDS encoding divergent PAP2 family protein encodes MSLLQNYPLWASLAGITLAQAIKIPLHFFTHRTWKWGLLFSTGGMPSSHSAAVTALATAVGMTEGFGSTYFAIATIFAVIIMFDAAGVRRHAGEHAALLNILLDDFHLIKEELKLFRTGAQQEKREKLKELLGHKPIEVLIGGALGILIALGIGYIVEFN; translated from the coding sequence ATGTCACTATTGCAAAACTATCCTTTATGGGCTTCCCTCGCAGGAATCACTCTAGCACAGGCCATTAAGATTCCCCTTCACTTCTTTACTCACCGTACATGGAAGTGGGGATTGTTATTTAGCACAGGAGGTATGCCCAGTTCCCATTCTGCGGCCGTAACAGCTCTCGCTACAGCTGTCGGGATGACTGAAGGATTTGGGTCAACCTATTTCGCCATCGCTACCATCTTCGCCGTTATTATCATGTTTGATGCAGCTGGCGTCCGTCGCCACGCAGGTGAACACGCAGCATTGCTGAATATCCTGTTGGATGACTTTCACCTTATTAAGGAAGAACTAAAACTTTTCCGTACAGGTGCTCAACAAGAGAAACGAGAAAAACTAAAAGAGCTGCTCGGCCATAAGCCCATTGAAGTCCTCATTGGAGGAGCACTTGGGATCTTAATTGCTCTCGGGATCGGCTATATTGTGGAATTTAATTAA
- a CDS encoding leucyl aminopeptidase — MQVKVSTNKWNELTADCLVVGVKQGLKQPKGVLVQLDQMLEGQLASLLAEGDLSGKKKDTFMHYTFGKMNCKRVLFVGLGEQVTYETLRAVAARSIRAAIKSECVHVAFALDSLVVGEVSSGEGAHAIVEGAMLGGYRYKGFAQEERDFHQVGTISLVSQEGDLAEVEQGRMIGEALAAGTNLARELVNTPGNLLTPTGIAEAAVDVAKQYGMEYEVLEREDMLKYGMGGLLGVAQGSAEPPKLVAIKYKGRQTWDDVLGFVGKGISFDTGGISLKPREGMEEMIGDMGGAAAVIGSLEALGRLKPEVNVLAVIPCAENMPSGTALKPGDVITTMSGKTVEILNTDAEGRLILADGVTYAKKMGANYIVDIATLTGAVLVALGTCTTGVVTNNEEFVEEVMEAAAEAGEAVWRLPAFDPYKEQIKSKVADLKNTGGRYAGSITAGLFVGAFAEETPWVHLDIAGTSWAEKETDYSPTGGTGAMVRTLALLAAGRAE; from the coding sequence ATGCAAGTTAAAGTATCGACAAATAAGTGGAACGAACTTACAGCCGATTGTCTTGTTGTCGGTGTAAAACAAGGTTTAAAACAACCTAAGGGTGTGTTGGTTCAGCTAGATCAGATGCTAGAAGGGCAGTTAGCCAGCCTTTTAGCTGAAGGGGACTTGTCTGGTAAGAAGAAAGATACCTTCATGCATTATACATTTGGTAAGATGAATTGCAAACGAGTACTTTTCGTAGGCTTGGGTGAACAGGTAACATATGAAACCTTGCGTGCTGTGGCAGCTCGCTCGATTAGAGCGGCTATAAAGAGTGAATGTGTTCATGTAGCGTTTGCCTTAGACAGTCTCGTTGTGGGTGAGGTGAGTTCTGGGGAAGGAGCTCATGCCATCGTGGAAGGAGCTATGTTGGGCGGATACCGCTATAAAGGATTCGCTCAAGAAGAGAGAGACTTTCATCAGGTAGGAACCATTTCTCTTGTTAGCCAAGAAGGTGATTTGGCAGAGGTGGAACAGGGACGTATGATTGGAGAAGCTTTGGCTGCTGGGACGAATTTGGCTAGAGAGCTAGTGAATACACCAGGTAACTTATTGACTCCGACAGGTATAGCGGAAGCGGCTGTTGATGTAGCCAAGCAATACGGGATGGAGTACGAAGTCCTCGAGCGGGAAGATATGTTGAAATATGGGATGGGTGGGTTATTAGGGGTAGCTCAAGGCAGCGCAGAGCCTCCGAAGTTAGTTGCGATTAAGTACAAAGGTCGCCAGACCTGGGACGATGTCCTTGGATTTGTCGGGAAGGGGATAAGCTTTGATACAGGTGGCATTTCACTCAAGCCTCGTGAAGGAATGGAAGAGATGATCGGGGACATGGGGGGAGCAGCGGCTGTTATTGGAAGCCTTGAAGCTCTTGGTCGTTTAAAACCGGAAGTAAATGTGCTAGCTGTCATTCCTTGTGCAGAGAATATGCCATCGGGTACAGCCCTTAAGCCGGGTGATGTGATCACAACGATGAGCGGAAAAACAGTTGAGATTCTCAATACGGACGCAGAAGGTCGTTTGATATTGGCAGATGGCGTGACTTACGCCAAGAAAATGGGAGCGAATTATATTGTTGATATCGCTACGCTAACGGGAGCGGTACTAGTTGCCCTTGGAACCTGCACGACAGGCGTGGTTACGAATAATGAAGAATTTGTAGAAGAAGTCATGGAGGCAGCAGCCGAAGCAGGGGAAGCGGTTTGGAGATTGCCAGCATTCGACCCTTATAAGGAGCAAATTAAGAGTAAAGTAGCAGACTTGAAGAACACGGGTGGAAGGTATGCAGGGAGTATTACAGCGGGTCTATTCGTAGGGGCTTTCGCTGAAGAAACACCTTGGGTTCACTTAGATATTGCAGGTACTTCATGGGCAGAAAAAGAAACGGATTACTCTCCGACAGGTGGAACAGGGGCTATGGTCCGAACGTTAGCCCTTTTGGCAGCAGGAAGGGCTGAATAA
- a CDS encoding xanthine phosphoribosyltransferase, producing MQLLKEKIINEGIALSEEVLKVDSFLNHQIDPVLMAEMGKEFARYFNNKGKKITRVLTIESSGIAIGLTTALELGVPLVFARKKKSLTMSNDIFVAKVYSFTKQESNDITVSKRFLSSDDHVLVIDDFLAHGEAALGLASVVEQSGASVAGIGIVIEKSFQAGAEKLKEAGYDVHSLARIKGMQKGKVEFMEEELVK from the coding sequence GTGCAATTACTAAAAGAGAAGATTATAAATGAAGGAATAGCCCTTTCTGAAGAAGTTTTGAAGGTAGACTCCTTTCTTAACCATCAGATCGATCCGGTATTAATGGCTGAGATGGGTAAAGAATTTGCGAGGTATTTTAATAACAAAGGAAAGAAAATAACGAGAGTCCTTACCATTGAATCCTCAGGAATCGCTATTGGCTTGACTACAGCGCTGGAACTAGGGGTACCACTAGTATTCGCAAGGAAGAAAAAGTCTTTAACGATGTCTAATGATATATTTGTGGCAAAAGTTTACTCCTTTACAAAACAAGAGAGCAATGACATTACCGTATCGAAGCGTTTTTTATCGTCTGATGACCATGTGCTGGTCATTGATGATTTCCTAGCTCACGGGGAGGCTGCTCTAGGTTTGGCTTCCGTGGTAGAGCAGTCGGGAGCGAGTGTTGCGGGAATTGGTATTGTGATTGAGAAGTCATTCCAAGCAGGGGCCGAGAAATTGAAGGAAGCCGGTTATGATGTTCATTCGCTAGCTCGAATTAAAGGCATGCAAAAAGGGAAAGTAGAATTTATGGAGGAGGAACTAGTGAAATGA
- a CDS encoding NCS2 family permease: MSQKSSVHYPWYKKEDTDAFFALFQNNLANFVVIAVSMLGMGFPASIVFGKVLPGAAVAVLVGNLYYAYMANRLAQKEKRTDVTALSYGISTPVMFIFLFGVLLPAKTLTGDPEMAWKIGLAACFLSGLIEAVVSFSGNWIRDHLPRAAMLGALAGVAVTFIAGEMLFKTFELPVVGLLVLAIIILGIVGKVALPFKIPASLFAIIIGTVLAYVLGQVDTAKVTEGLSHVGFYPILPTLEFVDGFTYLFGAMIGLFAVLLPITIYNAIETMNNVEAVAVTGDRYDVKECQAVDGVGTMLGAVFGGPFPTTVYIASIGSKWMGAGRGYSILNGIVYVVAAMFGLIAAMSAIIPVAVVAPILVFVGVSMVSTAFQSNETKYFPAVAISMLPYVSNYLMTRFNGKAGEVVEGISTGIVPLGQGAMFTGIILGAITVFIIDRDFKQAAIFSMIGALLSYVGLMHAPSLAIGAANDFALGYIIMGLFFVYYTFTYRAEASVSGQNSDQVKKAS; this comes from the coding sequence ATGAGTCAAAAGTCCAGCGTACATTACCCATGGTATAAAAAAGAAGACACAGATGCTTTTTTTGCCCTATTTCAGAATAACCTAGCCAATTTTGTGGTGATTGCCGTTAGTATGTTAGGGATGGGATTTCCAGCCAGTATCGTATTTGGAAAGGTGCTTCCGGGTGCAGCGGTTGCTGTATTAGTAGGTAACCTCTATTATGCTTATATGGCCAACCGTTTGGCCCAGAAGGAAAAACGAACAGATGTCACAGCGTTATCCTATGGAATTAGTACTCCTGTTATGTTTATCTTCCTGTTTGGTGTATTGCTTCCAGCTAAGACGCTAACCGGAGATCCGGAGATGGCTTGGAAAATTGGTCTTGCGGCTTGTTTCTTAAGTGGACTTATTGAAGCTGTTGTTAGCTTTTCTGGGAACTGGATTCGTGATCACTTGCCTCGCGCGGCTATGCTTGGTGCTCTAGCAGGGGTTGCGGTCACTTTTATTGCAGGTGAGATGCTATTTAAAACGTTTGAATTACCGGTAGTCGGTCTGTTAGTTTTAGCTATTATCATTCTAGGTATTGTTGGAAAAGTAGCCCTTCCGTTCAAGATTCCTGCTTCTTTGTTTGCCATTATTATCGGTACGGTACTTGCTTATGTATTAGGACAAGTAGATACAGCGAAGGTAACAGAAGGACTTTCTCATGTAGGTTTCTATCCTATTTTACCAACACTTGAGTTTGTTGATGGATTTACCTACTTGTTTGGAGCAATGATTGGTCTTTTTGCCGTGCTACTGCCAATTACCATTTATAATGCGATTGAGACGATGAACAATGTGGAAGCTGTTGCGGTTACAGGTGATCGCTACGATGTTAAAGAATGTCAAGCGGTTGATGGTGTAGGTACGATGCTAGGAGCTGTATTCGGTGGACCATTCCCAACGACGGTGTATATTGCATCGATTGGTTCGAAGTGGATGGGAGCAGGGCGAGGATATAGTATCCTTAATGGAATTGTTTATGTTGTTGCTGCGATGTTTGGATTGATTGCTGCCATGTCTGCCATTATTCCGGTTGCAGTGGTTGCTCCGATTCTTGTGTTTGTGGGAGTATCGATGGTGTCTACTGCGTTTCAATCAAATGAAACCAAGTACTTCCCAGCTGTTGCCATTTCCATGCTGCCTTACGTTTCCAACTACTTGATGACCCGTTTCAATGGGAAAGCAGGAGAAGTCGTTGAAGGAATATCGACTGGGATTGTTCCATTGGGTCAAGGTGCGATGTTTACGGGAATTATTCTTGGTGCGATTACCGTCTTTATCATTGACCGTGATTTCAAGCAAGCTGCGATATTCTCGATGATTGGTGCGCTATTATCCTATGTAGGTTTAATGCATGCTCCTTCGCTTGCAATTGGAGCAGCTAATGATTTTGCTCTTGGCTACATCATTATGGGGTTATTCTTTGTATACTATACGTTTACTTATCGTGCGGAAGCTTCTGTTTCAGGACAAAACAGTGACCAAGTGAAGAAAGCCTCGTAA
- a CDS encoding CoA-binding protein, with translation MPFQNPSNEERKEILEQAKTIAVVGLSDNPDKTSYMVTQAMQAKGYKIIPVNPTVKEVLGEKAVASLTEIEEPVDIINVFRRSEQIMPVAEEAVKYGKAKVFWLQQGIYNEEAAEYCEKHGMKVVMDQCIKVDHAILVRK, from the coding sequence ATGCCATTTCAAAATCCAAGCAATGAAGAGCGTAAAGAAATCTTAGAACAAGCGAAAACGATTGCAGTTGTCGGTTTGTCTGATAACCCTGACAAGACAAGCTACATGGTCACGCAAGCCATGCAAGCGAAAGGATATAAAATTATCCCCGTTAATCCTACAGTTAAGGAAGTGCTAGGGGAGAAAGCAGTAGCCTCCTTAACAGAAATTGAAGAGCCTGTAGATATTATTAATGTTTTTCGAAGAAGTGAACAGATCATGCCTGTAGCGGAAGAGGCAGTCAAGTACGGAAAAGCTAAGGTGTTCTGGCTTCAACAGGGAATCTATAATGAAGAGGCAGCAGAGTACTGTGAAAAGCACGGGATGAAGGTTGTGATGGATCAATGTATTAAAGTGGATCACGCGATATTAGTGCGAAAATAA
- a CDS encoding cysteine hydrolase family protein: MGKKALIVIDVINDFVKNSEGPLFCPSGKMVTRKIKESVAYFHETQQQVIYVHDSHRKNDAEFLLRPLHAISGSWGAELADELKADQEEEDYHILKRRHSAFSYTDLDLFLREEKIEEVVLVGGMTHVSIRSTASDAFYQAYQVTVLSDCCFSQSEELHQSGLQDIGMFATICTFHEFVGMTETER, encoded by the coding sequence ATGGGGAAAAAGGCGTTAATCGTGATTGATGTAATCAATGACTTTGTGAAGAATTCGGAGGGGCCTCTTTTTTGTCCTTCAGGTAAGATGGTAACACGAAAGATAAAAGAAAGCGTGGCTTATTTTCACGAAACACAACAGCAAGTGATCTATGTTCATGATTCTCATCGGAAGAATGATGCTGAATTTTTGCTGCGGCCGCTTCATGCGATATCAGGAAGTTGGGGAGCAGAACTCGCGGATGAGTTAAAGGCTGATCAGGAGGAAGAAGACTACCATATATTAAAGAGGAGACATAGTGCTTTCTCTTACACGGACCTGGATCTTTTTCTACGAGAGGAAAAAATTGAAGAAGTCGTGTTGGTAGGCGGCATGACTCATGTTTCTATACGAAGTACAGCTTCAGATGCTTTTTACCAAGCCTATCAAGTCACTGTTTTAAGTGATTGCTGTTTTTCTCAATCAGAAGAACTTCATCAATCGGGGTTGCAAGATATTGGGATGTTCGCAACCATTTGTACTTTTCATGAATTTGTAGGAATGACCGAGACTGAAAGATAA
- a CDS encoding ANTAR domain-containing response regulator → MIQINLCLSEQQFHEELGKELKTLGYRVVDNLNAEQNVSHISIVDQKVLEEFPSKFNYPILYTEQMAEETIKVVDLYTCSGIIDASCTGYLLKGVVEVCWARKKEREQLMKENQKLNAKLQDRRIIEKAKFVLMKRHRTSEEEAYRKMRSKAMREQKSLREIADLILLHEE, encoded by the coding sequence ATGATACAGATCAATCTTTGTCTATCTGAGCAGCAATTCCATGAGGAACTTGGCAAGGAGCTGAAGACGCTCGGTTATCGGGTCGTAGACAATTTGAACGCTGAACAAAATGTCAGTCACATTTCTATAGTAGATCAAAAGGTATTAGAAGAGTTTCCATCTAAATTTAACTATCCCATCCTGTATACAGAACAGATGGCTGAAGAAACCATTAAGGTGGTTGACCTTTACACTTGCAGCGGCATTATTGACGCCTCCTGTACAGGCTATTTGCTTAAGGGTGTTGTTGAAGTTTGTTGGGCTAGAAAAAAGGAACGAGAACAGCTTATGAAAGAAAACCAGAAGCTGAATGCGAAGTTACAGGATCGCAGAATTATAGAAAAGGCTAAATTCGTCCTCATGAAGCGACATCGGACTTCAGAAGAGGAAGCATACCGTAAGATGCGAAGTAAAGCGATGCGTGAGCAAAAGAGTCTAAGAGAAATTGCGGATCTCATTCTTCTTCACGAGGAATAA
- a CDS encoding cysteine hydrolase family protein, producing the protein MKGNKHAVLVIDMLNDFIGPNAALRCEAGEEIVPNIRKMIDFAHDKGIQVVHIQEAHRKNDADFRVRPVHAIKGTWGSQFIKELEPEEDKGDYVVQKRRHSGFSYTDLDLFLREEKIDTVVLTGVWTNVCVRSTASDALYRGYNVICLSDGTASQTENMHEAGLRDMSLFGVVMSTEEYMLEAESKFENRDSA; encoded by the coding sequence ATGAAAGGAAACAAACATGCGGTACTTGTCATTGATATGTTAAATGATTTTATTGGACCTAATGCAGCATTGCGTTGTGAAGCGGGGGAGGAAATTGTGCCTAACATCCGCAAGATGATTGATTTTGCGCATGATAAGGGCATCCAGGTTGTACATATTCAAGAGGCCCATCGCAAGAATGACGCTGATTTCAGAGTAAGGCCTGTTCATGCCATAAAGGGTACATGGGGTTCACAGTTTATTAAGGAACTCGAACCCGAGGAAGATAAAGGAGATTATGTGGTGCAGAAACGTCGCCATAGTGGCTTCTCTTATACGGATTTAGATTTATTCCTCCGTGAAGAGAAAATTGATACGGTCGTCCTGACAGGGGTATGGACGAATGTTTGTGTGAGAAGTACAGCGTCAGATGCACTTTACAGAGGATATAATGTCATTTGCCTAAGTGATGGAACAGCGTCCCAAACCGAGAACATGCACGAGGCCGGACTTCGGGATATGTCATTGTTTGGGGTGGTCATGAGTACGGAAGAGTATATGTTGGAAGCTGAGAGTAAGTTTGAGAACAGGGATTCTGCTTAG
- a CDS encoding BMC domain-containing protein, which translates to MGEALGMVETKGLVGAIEAADAMVKAANVEICGYEKIGYGLVTVLVKGDVGAVKAAIDAGAEAAKRVGELVSVHVIPRPHSEVERAILSKMNV; encoded by the coding sequence ATGGGGGAAGCATTGGGGATGGTCGAGACCAAGGGACTAGTAGGCGCTATTGAAGCCGCAGATGCAATGGTTAAGGCAGCAAATGTAGAGATTTGTGGTTATGAGAAGATTGGGTATGGGCTTGTTACCGTCTTGGTAAAAGGGGATGTAGGCGCTGTTAAAGCAGCGATTGATGCTGGGGCTGAGGCAGCTAAACGCGTCGGGGAGTTAGTCTCCGTTCATGTTATTCCACGTCCCCATAGTGAAGTGGAGAGAGCAATTCTTTCTAAGATGAACGTATAA
- a CDS encoding EutN/CcmL family microcompartment protein, whose protein sequence is MNIGLVIGRVIATRKDERLVGTKLLITHPIDLEGKLCGQPLVTVDTVGAGIGEKVIYVSGSMAARAIYQKEAPVDAAIVGIIDHIESQKPED, encoded by the coding sequence ATGAATATTGGTTTAGTCATTGGAAGAGTGATTGCGACCAGGAAAGATGAGAGACTTGTAGGAACGAAACTGCTTATTACGCATCCTATTGATCTTGAAGGAAAATTATGTGGACAACCTCTTGTAACGGTAGATACCGTCGGGGCAGGAATAGGGGAGAAGGTGATTTATGTTTCAGGCAGTATGGCGGCACGTGCCATATATCAGAAAGAAGCTCCTGTAGATGCTGCTATTGTAGGAATCATTGATCATATTGAGAGTCAAAAGCCAGAGGACTAG
- a CDS encoding M20 family metallopeptidase encodes MPVAFLQELLRMNSSNPPGNEHEISKVLATRCERIGMPGKILKLNDQRSNFEVRLKGQGEKVLFFCGHMDTVSPGKIEWDYPPYSGEIVDNRLYGRGASDMKSGLAAMLLAMEELHQEGKVLGGDIVFLATAGEEVDSCGARNYQETVGMRDVDAIVIAEPTHEKVVIGHKGALWLEIKTFGKTAHGSMPDQGINAIEHMMRVIELIQSYNLEWRMESDPLGQSSMTVTQIGAGIQTNVIPDQCFLHVDIRSVPPQSHKELVAELRSKLENWQRKVPGFRAECRELLDRAAVLTDSSSSIIQTALQIKGQGQKDCYGVSYYTDASVLNPYSKIPTLIYGPGDEKLAHQPNEWVDISAYLRSIAFYKELATRFLSS; translated from the coding sequence ATGCCAGTGGCGTTTTTGCAAGAGCTTTTGCGAATGAATAGTTCGAATCCCCCTGGGAATGAGCATGAAATAAGTAAGGTGTTAGCAACGCGCTGTGAGAGAATCGGAATGCCAGGTAAGATCTTGAAGCTAAATGATCAACGCAGCAACTTTGAAGTGCGATTAAAGGGGCAAGGGGAAAAGGTGCTATTCTTTTGTGGGCATATGGATACCGTGTCCCCAGGAAAGATAGAATGGGACTACCCACCGTATTCCGGAGAAATCGTAGATAACCGCCTTTATGGTAGAGGCGCATCAGACATGAAAAGTGGACTAGCTGCTATGCTTTTAGCCATGGAAGAACTACATCAAGAAGGCAAGGTGTTAGGCGGGGATATCGTCTTCCTAGCGACTGCTGGGGAAGAGGTCGACAGTTGTGGCGCTCGAAACTATCAAGAAACAGTCGGGATGCGGGATGTTGATGCGATCGTAATTGCCGAACCGACTCATGAGAAAGTAGTCATAGGTCATAAAGGGGCTCTTTGGCTAGAAATAAAAACTTTCGGTAAAACGGCGCATGGTTCCATGCCTGATCAAGGCATTAACGCCATTGAGCATATGATGAGAGTGATTGAGCTGATTCAGTCCTATAATTTGGAATGGAGGATGGAGAGCGATCCTCTAGGACAAAGCAGTATGACAGTCACACAGATTGGAGCAGGAATTCAAACGAATGTGATCCCAGATCAATGTTTTCTTCATGTTGATATTCGCAGTGTTCCCCCTCAGTCTCATAAAGAGCTTGTGGCAGAGCTGCGCTCAAAACTAGAGAACTGGCAACGCAAGGTACCCGGATTTCGCGCGGAGTGCAGAGAATTGTTAGATCGTGCGGCTGTACTGACAGACTCTAGCAGTTCTATCATTCAGACCGCCCTGCAGATTAAAGGACAGGGACAAAAAGATTGTTATGGTGTCTCTTATTACACTGATGCATCTGTCCTCAACCCCTATAGTAAAATTCCAACTCTCATCTATGGTCCCGGAGATGAAAAATTAGCCCATCAGCCAAATGAATGGGTAGATATTAGCGCTTATTTACGCTCTATTGCTTTTTATAAGGAGTTGGCTACTCGATTTCTCAGCTCTTGA